In the Geobacter sp. FeAm09 genome, one interval contains:
- the glnA gene encoding type I glutamate--ammonia ligase, giving the protein MTPKQVVDFAKENGALMVDFKFMDFVGIWQHFSTPISEFGEDIFEDGLGFDGSSIRGWQPIHASDMIIIPDATTAKMDPFTALPTLSLICNIFDPITKEGYSRDPRNIARKAEAYLKSTGIGDTAFFGPEAEFFIFDDVRYDATANQSFYAVDSVEGAWNSGREEFPNLGYKPRHKEGYFPVSPTDSQNDLRNEMVMEMQKVGIQVECQHHEVATGGQAEIDMRFDALVKMADKLQWFKYIVKNVAYRNGKTATFMPKPLYGDNGSGMHSHMSIWKDGSNLFAGDKYGGLSQIALYYIGGIIKHAKALCAFTNPTTNSYKRLVPGFEAPVNMAYSSRNRSASLRIPMFSTNPKAKRIEYRTPDPSCNGYLAFAAMLMAGLDGIENKIDPGQPLDKDIYGLSPEELKNIPSAPGSLEEALKCLEEDHEFLLKGDVFTADVIEKWIEYKTEAEVNPVRMRPVPIEFALYYDI; this is encoded by the coding sequence ATGACCCCGAAACAGGTAGTAGATTTTGCCAAGGAAAATGGCGCACTGATGGTAGATTTCAAATTTATGGATTTTGTGGGAATCTGGCAGCATTTTTCCACCCCCATAAGCGAATTCGGTGAGGATATCTTTGAAGACGGCCTTGGTTTCGACGGTTCTTCCATCCGCGGTTGGCAGCCGATTCATGCCTCCGACATGATCATCATCCCCGACGCCACCACCGCCAAAATGGACCCGTTTACCGCGCTTCCCACCCTGTCCTTGATCTGCAACATCTTTGATCCGATCACCAAGGAAGGCTACAGCCGCGACCCGCGCAACATCGCCAGAAAAGCCGAGGCTTACCTCAAGTCCACCGGCATCGGCGACACCGCTTTCTTCGGCCCGGAAGCCGAATTCTTCATCTTCGACGACGTGCGTTATGACGCCACCGCCAATCAGTCCTTCTATGCCGTTGATTCGGTTGAAGGTGCCTGGAACTCCGGCCGTGAAGAGTTCCCCAACCTGGGCTACAAGCCGCGCCACAAGGAAGGTTACTTCCCGGTTTCCCCGACCGATTCCCAGAACGACCTGCGTAACGAGATGGTCATGGAAATGCAGAAGGTCGGCATCCAGGTCGAATGCCAGCATCACGAGGTAGCCACCGGCGGCCAGGCCGAGATCGACATGCGTTTCGACGCCCTGGTCAAGATGGCCGACAAACTTCAGTGGTTCAAGTACATCGTCAAGAACGTGGCCTACCGCAACGGCAAGACCGCGACCTTCATGCCCAAGCCGCTTTACGGCGACAACGGTTCCGGCATGCATTCGCACATGTCCATCTGGAAAGACGGCAGCAACCTGTTCGCCGGCGACAAATACGGCGGGCTTTCCCAGATCGCCCTGTACTACATCGGCGGCATCATCAAGCATGCCAAGGCCCTGTGCGCCTTCACCAACCCGACCACCAACTCCTACAAGCGTCTGGTGCCGGGCTTCGAGGCCCCTGTGAACATGGCTTACTCCAGCCGTAACCGTTCGGCCTCTCTCCGTATCCCCATGTTCTCCACCAACCCCAAGGCCAAGCGTATCGAATACCGTACGCCCGACCCGTCCTGCAACGGCTACCTGGCCTTCGCCGCCATGCTGATGGCCGGCCTCGACGGCATCGAGAACAAGATCGATCCGGGCCAGCCGCTGGACAAGGATATTTACGGCCTTTCGCCGGAAGAGCTCAAGAACATCCCGTCTGCTCCGGGCAGCCTGGAAGAAGCACTCAAATGCCTGGAAGAAGATCACGAGTTCCTGCTCAAGGGTGACGTCTTTACCGCCGACGTCATCGAAAAGTGGATCGAGTACAAAACCGAAGCCGAAGTCAACCCGGTCCGTATGCGTCCGGTACCGATCGAATTCGCCCTCTACTACGACATCTAG
- a CDS encoding M23 family metallopeptidase: MADCAMKYGWWLPFLAVSVVMFGCAGGSQQQKSPWPWDYNRQDGRYPSGDHVAVSGPVASFGDAPKAVKPVPPESLEAPGSGAAAAKPSPPSPSPGKAPDPNAAGNRVKKGYDFSVNEKRITTPSYLPVGSVRDAYDIFASNHGDAPVSVTIGSDQTSRNMTTDKPLPVIAVIPPHTDQVLVHVSARLKNEAYRFGYTCLWSIGDHTARHQCPERYRFPFSDKVRAFAGVSDPAGSTPYTRYAVAFSLPAGTPVLAARKGTVVQIGKNDDKIDILHDDGTIASYSHLGRIGEGVTAGKSVAAGDAIGMPGAADNPSEAYLQLAVWHPEPRLNAALTANGQNPGYDLVSFPLEFCAADSDGCRVLTRSQWLSGDRTAEAKKQNKRGTQPAVRKSEGN, translated from the coding sequence ATGGCGGATTGCGCAATGAAATACGGCTGGTGGCTCCCGTTTCTGGCGGTGAGTGTCGTCATGTTCGGCTGCGCGGGCGGTTCGCAGCAGCAGAAAAGCCCGTGGCCATGGGATTACAACCGACAGGACGGCAGGTATCCGTCCGGGGACCATGTCGCGGTCAGCGGGCCGGTGGCGAGCTTCGGGGACGCACCCAAGGCCGTAAAGCCGGTACCGCCGGAATCCCTTGAAGCGCCGGGTTCCGGCGCCGCGGCGGCCAAGCCATCTCCGCCATCCCCCTCACCGGGCAAGGCGCCCGACCCAAATGCGGCCGGGAACAGGGTAAAAAAGGGCTACGACTTCTCCGTGAACGAGAAGAGGATAACTACGCCGTCGTACCTGCCCGTGGGTTCGGTTCGTGATGCCTACGACATATTCGCTTCCAATCACGGCGACGCCCCGGTGTCCGTCACCATCGGCAGCGACCAGACATCCAGAAACATGACAACGGACAAACCCCTTCCGGTTATCGCGGTCATACCGCCCCATACGGATCAGGTTCTGGTACACGTTTCGGCCAGATTGAAGAATGAAGCCTACCGGTTCGGGTACACCTGTTTGTGGAGCATCGGCGATCACACCGCGCGCCACCAATGCCCCGAACGCTACCGCTTCCCCTTTAGCGACAAGGTGCGGGCGTTCGCCGGCGTGAGCGATCCTGCCGGTTCCACCCCCTATACCCGTTATGCCGTCGCCTTTTCTCTCCCCGCCGGCACCCCCGTGCTTGCCGCACGCAAGGGCACGGTGGTCCAGATCGGCAAAAACGACGACAAGATCGACATACTTCACGACGATGGGACGATTGCGTCCTACAGCCATCTCGGCAGAATCGGCGAGGGTGTGACGGCGGGGAAGAGCGTTGCCGCCGGCGACGCCATCGGTATGCCCGGTGCGGCGGACAATCCGAGTGAGGCGTACCTGCAACTGGCCGTCTGGCATCCGGAACCACGGCTCAATGCCGCCCTCACGGCAAATGGGCAAAATCCGGGTTATGACCTCGTCTCGTTCCCCCTGGAATTCTGCGCCGCAGACTCCGACGGGTGCAGGGTGCTCACCCGGAGCCAATGGCTATCGGGGGACAGGACTGCCGAGGCGAAAAAGCAGAATAAACGCGGAACGCAACCGGCGGTGCGGAAGAGCGAGGGAAACTGA
- a CDS encoding M23 family metallopeptidase, with the protein MLWVCASIPALPGPGHADIYRFVTIDGVETFTDAPQNKTAKIVIREHGASASRKKKATKNEKVRDVSLNEIVEKTVNASISPREMPPASFEPHLPPVGGVITSGVGMRIDPIDGKLRHHNGIDIAIPEGTAVKAVGPGVVVYSGHRSGYGYTVLVEHDNGMVTLYGHNSRLLVAQGQAIDTDTTIAFSGNTGRSTGPHLHFEAWQAGVNVTPAFMPGSTMPLPKTHLAATKHRSSFRKEVLADGSVLFTNIPASVP; encoded by the coding sequence ATGTTATGGGTGTGTGCGTCCATCCCGGCTCTGCCGGGACCGGGGCACGCTGACATTTACCGTTTCGTCACGATCGACGGCGTCGAGACGTTCACCGACGCCCCGCAGAACAAAACGGCAAAGATCGTTATCAGGGAGCATGGGGCATCTGCATCCAGAAAGAAGAAGGCAACAAAAAACGAAAAAGTCAGGGATGTTTCCCTCAACGAGATCGTGGAAAAGACCGTCAACGCCTCGATCAGTCCGCGGGAAATGCCGCCGGCAAGCTTTGAACCGCACCTGCCCCCGGTGGGCGGGGTCATAACCTCGGGGGTCGGCATGCGCATCGACCCCATTGACGGGAAACTGCGCCACCACAACGGCATCGACATCGCCATCCCCGAGGGGACCGCCGTCAAGGCGGTTGGCCCCGGGGTCGTCGTCTACAGCGGCCACCGTTCCGGCTATGGGTACACGGTGCTGGTCGAACACGACAACGGCATGGTCACCCTCTACGGCCACAACAGCCGCCTGCTGGTCGCCCAGGGGCAGGCGATCGACACCGATACCACCATCGCGTTCTCCGGCAACACCGGCCGGTCAACGGGTCCCCATCTCCACTTCGAGGCCTGGCAGGCGGGCGTCAACGTCACGCCGGCCTTCATGCCCGGCAGCACCATGCCCCTGCCCAAGACGCACCTGGCGGCGACGAAGCACAGGAGCAGCTTCCGCAAAGAGGTCCTGGCCGACGGTTCGGTCCTCTTTACCAATATCCCCGCCTCGGTCCCCTGA
- a CDS encoding B12-binding domain-containing radical SAM protein, translated as MNILLVYPRYPDTFWSFRHALKFIGKKAAFPPLGLLTVAAMLPPVWDKRLVDLNVQPLSDRQLRWADYVFISAMTVQRRSVDDILARCRRLGIKTVVGGPLFTAAPAEFDGADHLVLGEAEVTLPRFLRDLERGRAQHSYAADRWADVGETPIPLWNLIDPAHYAAMNIQYSRGCPFDCEFCDITQLFGRRPRTKGTAQLTAELDALYAWGWRNGIFLVDDNFIGDKRKLKRETLPAMLAWMEQHRYPFTFFTEASIDLADDPELMDLMVKTGFEEVFIGIETPSEECLNETGKVQNKNRDLLACVRKIQQAGLQVQGGFIVGFDSDQPSIFERQIRFIQESGIATAMVGMLTALRGTRLHRRLFKEGRLLGDTSGNNTAVALNFIPRMKMETLVAGYRNILTSIYAPKNYYGRVIGFLREYRPLKRGSFHVKSGYCGAFFKAIVMLGVIGKERLQFWKLFFWSVVRRPGLLPLAITFAIYGYHFRKITEKIDWSGMFDARGVGPT; from the coding sequence ATGAACATCCTGCTCGTATACCCCCGCTACCCCGACACCTTCTGGAGTTTCCGCCACGCCCTCAAATTCATCGGCAAAAAGGCCGCTTTCCCGCCCCTGGGCCTCTTGACCGTGGCCGCCATGCTCCCCCCCGTCTGGGACAAGCGCCTCGTGGACCTGAACGTGCAGCCCCTTTCCGACCGGCAACTCCGCTGGGCCGATTATGTCTTCATCAGCGCCATGACGGTGCAGCGACGCTCGGTGGACGACATCCTGGCCCGCTGCCGCCGCTTGGGGATCAAAACCGTGGTGGGCGGGCCGCTCTTCACCGCCGCCCCGGCCGAATTCGACGGGGCGGATCACCTGGTGCTGGGCGAGGCCGAGGTGACCCTGCCCCGTTTCCTCCGCGACCTGGAGCGCGGCCGGGCGCAGCACAGCTATGCCGCCGACCGTTGGGCCGACGTGGGGGAAACGCCGATCCCGCTCTGGAACCTCATCGACCCGGCCCACTACGCCGCCATGAACATCCAGTATTCCCGGGGGTGCCCCTTCGACTGCGAATTCTGCGATATCACCCAACTGTTCGGCCGCCGGCCGCGCACCAAGGGCACGGCCCAACTGACCGCGGAACTGGACGCCCTGTACGCCTGGGGATGGCGCAACGGCATCTTCCTGGTGGACGACAACTTCATCGGCGACAAGCGCAAGCTGAAACGGGAGACCCTGCCGGCCATGCTCGCGTGGATGGAGCAGCACAGGTATCCATTCACCTTTTTCACCGAGGCCTCCATCGACCTGGCGGACGACCCGGAGTTGATGGACCTCATGGTGAAGACCGGCTTCGAGGAGGTGTTCATCGGCATCGAGACGCCGAGCGAGGAATGCTTGAACGAAACCGGCAAGGTGCAGAACAAGAACCGCGACCTCCTGGCGTGCGTCAGGAAGATCCAGCAGGCGGGGCTACAGGTTCAGGGTGGGTTTATCGTGGGGTTCGACAGCGATCAGCCGTCGATCTTCGAGCGCCAGATCCGCTTCATCCAGGAGAGCGGCATCGCCACGGCCATGGTGGGAATGCTCACCGCGTTGCGCGGCACCAGGCTGCACCGGCGGCTTTTCAAAGAGGGGCGGCTCTTGGGAGATACCTCGGGCAACAACACGGCCGTTGCCCTCAACTTTATCCCCCGCATGAAGATGGAAACCCTGGTTGCGGGATACCGGAACATCCTGACCAGCATCTATGCCCCGAAGAACTACTACGGGCGGGTGATCGGCTTTCTCCGCGAGTATCGGCCTCTCAAGCGGGGGAGTTTCCATGTGAAGTCCGGCTATTGCGGCGCATTCTTCAAGGCCATCGTCATGCTGGGGGTGATCGGCAAAGAGCGGCTCCAGTTCTGGAAACTTTTTTTCTGGTCCGTCGTCAGGCGGCCGGGCCTGCTTCCCCTCGCCATCACCTTTGCCATCTATGGCTACCATTTCCGGAAGATCACCGAAAAAATCGACTGGAGCGGCATGTTCGACGCCAGGGGCGTCGGCCCTACCTGA
- a CDS encoding P-II family nitrogen regulator: protein MKKVEAIIKPFKLDEVKEALNEIGVQGITVSEVKGFGRQKGHTELYRGAEYVVDFIPKIKLEIIVSDTIVSKVVEAIEQSAKTGRIGDGKIFVTPVEAVVRIRTGETGEDAL, encoded by the coding sequence TTGAAAAAAGTCGAAGCCATCATCAAGCCGTTCAAGCTCGATGAAGTAAAGGAAGCCTTGAACGAGATCGGCGTACAGGGTATTACCGTCAGCGAGGTCAAGGGTTTCGGCCGTCAGAAGGGACATACCGAGCTGTATCGCGGCGCCGAATACGTCGTGGACTTTATCCCTAAAATCAAACTCGAAATCATCGTATCGGATACGATTGTTTCCAAGGTTGTGGAAGCCATCGAGCAATCCGCCAAAACCGGCCGGATTGGCGACGGCAAGATCTTCGTGACGCCGGTGGAAGCCGTGGTCCGCATCAGGACCGGCGAGACCGGCGAAGACGCACTGTAA
- a CDS encoding PilZ domain-containing protein, protein MFQYFDKIVKGTEREDSLIIIQNLKSMIGTNFSFLNYYKEIPVSYDAKLVNVDNEMAEFEVHEYQAKVITLEHKALIRAHEKFSFREDMIGEAFYVNAARKKVILCNFGYAKIRSDMRRFVRVVLDRSLEAEMIVAEDIIKGSIKDISLGGASISVMSKEQLPPGLDINVFLKLPDIANGSVHEVGVTATVIKVVGTKPPITVFWNSTRKNTPSSRYPIISTSAKSKSSKSSKSKHCNPASSRCPLCRHFLAAVLYFCAALPCHPVGMVCSVFLTY, encoded by the coding sequence ATGTTTCAGTATTTTGACAAAATTGTTAAAGGGACCGAACGTGAAGATTCCTTGATAATCATTCAAAATCTCAAGTCCATGATCGGGACGAACTTCTCTTTTCTCAATTATTATAAAGAAATTCCGGTGTCCTACGATGCCAAGTTGGTCAATGTGGATAATGAAATGGCCGAATTTGAAGTGCACGAATACCAGGCAAAGGTTATCACTCTGGAGCACAAGGCCCTGATCCGCGCCCACGAAAAATTTTCCTTCCGCGAGGATATGATCGGCGAGGCATTTTACGTCAATGCCGCCCGGAAAAAAGTCATACTCTGCAACTTCGGCTACGCCAAGATCAGGTCGGATATGCGCCGTTTTGTCCGTGTCGTGCTCGACAGGTCGCTTGAAGCCGAGATGATCGTTGCCGAAGACATCATCAAGGGAAGCATCAAAGATATCTCCCTTGGCGGCGCCTCCATAAGCGTCATGTCCAAGGAACAACTGCCGCCGGGACTCGACATCAACGTGTTCCTGAAACTCCCCGATATCGCGAACGGTTCGGTACACGAGGTCGGGGTTACCGCAACGGTCATCAAAGTTGTGGGGACGAAGCCCCCTATAACTGTTTTTTGGAATTCCACCCGGAAAAACACTCCCAGCAGCAGATATCCTATTATATCAACCAGCGCCAAGTCGAAATCATCAAAGAGCTCAAAGAGCAAGCACTGTAATCCGGCATCGTCGCGCTGCCCGCTTTGCAGGCACTTTCTTGCGGCGGTGCTTTATTTTTGTGCAGCATTGCCGTGCCACCCCGTCGGCATGGTTTGTTCCGTGTTTTTAACTTATTGA
- a CDS encoding class II aldolase/adducin family protein translates to MYDQIGKYSRKLIADRSALPDRIAFAAQDDAVVAVGDAGLARLAVAVLQRLNCLALCAAAPALPFADFLLRRAEDHEHEIVPRDTETRTFLHDIPILRQSALGDDPAEAIAHVLGNRKGAIVEGIGIVASGALTVEQAFINWSSVFHSTFIKYLEDVLQDGFKLPGEAQAFAQFRTKWLARLTAAGLHFRSGPLRDKADILDEMARVGRYTVERGLVDSFFGNISYANGDLIYISQTASSLDELEGCIDPVPFENSSTVGITASSELVAHRRIFETTGCNAILHGHPRFAVVMSMLCEDRESCAITDCWKECPRVRILGGTPVVAGEIGAGGIAKNVPPVIGEPGRAIVYGHGVFTLGRDDFQEAFCALVDVENWCRDEYFRRFDERHGEPAPHRPTSK, encoded by the coding sequence ATGTACGACCAGATCGGGAAATACAGCCGCAAGCTGATCGCCGACCGCTCGGCACTGCCGGACCGGATCGCCTTTGCCGCCCAGGACGACGCCGTGGTCGCCGTGGGCGACGCCGGGTTGGCCCGCCTGGCGGTCGCCGTTCTCCAGCGGCTCAACTGCCTGGCGCTCTGCGCCGCCGCGCCCGCCCTCCCCTTCGCCGACTTTTTGCTCCGCCGGGCCGAAGACCACGAGCACGAGATCGTACCGCGCGACACCGAAACCCGCACGTTCCTGCATGACATCCCGATCCTGCGCCAGAGTGCTCTCGGCGACGATCCCGCGGAGGCCATCGCCCACGTGCTGGGCAACCGCAAGGGAGCCATCGTCGAAGGCATCGGCATCGTGGCCAGCGGCGCGCTGACCGTCGAACAGGCCTTCATCAACTGGTCGTCCGTGTTCCACTCCACCTTTATCAAATACCTGGAGGACGTGCTGCAGGACGGTTTCAAACTGCCGGGCGAGGCCCAGGCATTTGCACAGTTCCGCACAAAGTGGCTGGCCCGGCTTACGGCGGCGGGATTGCACTTCAGAAGCGGCCCCCTGCGGGACAAGGCCGACATCCTCGACGAGATGGCGCGGGTGGGACGCTACACCGTGGAACGGGGCCTGGTGGATTCGTTTTTCGGCAACATCTCCTATGCCAACGGCGACCTGATCTACATCTCCCAGACCGCTTCCAGCCTGGACGAACTGGAGGGCTGCATCGACCCGGTCCCCTTCGAAAACAGCTCCACCGTGGGCATCACCGCCTCCAGCGAGTTGGTGGCCCATCGCCGCATCTTCGAAACCACCGGTTGCAATGCCATCCTCCACGGCCACCCCCGTTTCGCCGTGGTCATGAGCATGCTCTGCGAGGACCGGGAAAGCTGCGCCATAACCGACTGCTGGAAGGAGTGCCCCAGAGTCAGAATCCTGGGTGGAACGCCGGTGGTGGCGGGCGAGATCGGCGCCGGCGGGATCGCCAAAAACGTCCCGCCGGTCATCGGCGAGCCGGGCCGGGCCATCGTCTACGGCCACGGGGTGTTTACCCTGGGACGGGACGACTTCCAAGAGGCCTTTTGTGCGCTGGTGGATGTGGAGAACTGGTGCCGGGATGAATATTTCCGCAGGTTCGATGAACGGCATGGGGAACCGGCGCCGCACAGGCCGACATCGAAATAG
- the cydD gene encoding thiol reductant ABC exporter subunit CydD gives MSVDTPEIPTPEQRLKFLKNRVKPTLFLAVGLGVAGGFVLIAQALIVAQLVQRVMIDGAGFREVLPQLSWLPPLMMARAALSWASERVAFAASAAIRHEVRNDLFRRLLDAGPLRLKGDRAGEVATVIVDGVEALDGYYSRYLPHLAVMALVPLAILAAVAPADWISAGIMLFTAPFIPFFSILIGRGAERLNQRQWQTLARLGGYFLDRVNGLATLRMFNASRREAELIARISDDYRRATMSVLYVAFLSALVLEFFATVSVALMAVVIGFRLMKGGMAFQDGFTVLLLAPEFYLPLRLMGTYYHARMEAIGAAERIFSLLDTPAAPRPASPRPLPAASSLRISFEDISFRYTPDTAPVIDGVTLTLAPGERVALVGPSGAGKSTLAALLLGFALPERGRVLVNGADLAQCDPEEWRRLVAWVPQRPHLFHGTVGDNIRLGRRDATAAEVARAAALARCEEFIARLPQGVDTVIGEQGAGLSGGQARRIALARVFLKDAPLIVTDEPTAGLDAHSEALVREALKELARGRTVLAIAHRLAALEDADRIVVMNRGRIVEQGSRDDLSRAGGLFARMTAAGEEA, from the coding sequence GTGAGCGTGGACACCCCGGAAATACCGACTCCCGAACAGCGCCTCAAGTTCCTCAAAAATCGTGTAAAACCGACCCTATTCCTGGCCGTGGGGCTGGGCGTGGCGGGCGGCTTCGTGCTGATCGCCCAGGCCCTGATCGTGGCCCAACTGGTACAGCGGGTCATGATCGACGGCGCCGGGTTCCGGGAGGTACTGCCGCAGCTATCGTGGCTGCCGCCCCTTATGATGGCGCGGGCCGCTCTTTCCTGGGCCTCGGAGCGGGTCGCCTTTGCCGCTTCGGCCGCCATCCGCCACGAGGTGCGCAACGATCTCTTCCGGCGCTTGCTGGATGCCGGGCCCCTGCGGCTCAAGGGAGACCGGGCCGGCGAGGTGGCCACGGTGATCGTGGACGGGGTGGAGGCGCTGGACGGGTACTACAGCCGTTACCTGCCCCATCTGGCCGTGATGGCCCTGGTGCCGCTCGCCATCCTGGCGGCGGTCGCCCCGGCCGACTGGATTTCGGCCGGCATCATGCTGTTCACCGCCCCCTTTATCCCTTTTTTCTCCATTCTCATCGGCCGGGGCGCCGAGCGCCTCAACCAGCGCCAGTGGCAAACCCTGGCCCGCCTGGGGGGGTATTTCCTCGACCGGGTGAACGGCCTGGCCACCCTGCGCATGTTCAACGCCTCCCGGCGTGAAGCGGAGTTGATCGCCCGCATCTCGGACGACTACCGCCGGGCCACCATGTCGGTGCTCTACGTCGCCTTCCTCTCGGCCCTGGTCCTGGAGTTTTTCGCCACGGTCAGCGTGGCCTTGATGGCGGTGGTCATCGGCTTTCGGCTCATGAAGGGGGGCATGGCTTTCCAGGACGGTTTCACCGTCCTGCTTCTGGCGCCCGAATTCTACCTGCCGCTGCGGCTGATGGGGACGTACTACCATGCCCGCATGGAGGCCATCGGCGCCGCCGAGCGCATCTTCAGCCTGCTGGATACCCCGGCCGCCCCCCGCCCTGCGTCGCCCCGCCCGCTGCCCGCCGCATCCTCCCTCAGGATTTCCTTCGAGGATATCAGTTTCCGCTATACACCCGATACCGCCCCGGTCATCGATGGGGTCACGCTCACCCTGGCGCCGGGGGAACGGGTCGCCCTCGTGGGGCCGAGCGGCGCGGGGAAAAGCACCCTGGCGGCGCTGCTTCTGGGCTTTGCCCTGCCGGAACGGGGGCGGGTGCTGGTGAACGGCGCGGACCTGGCGCAGTGCGATCCCGAAGAATGGCGGCGCCTGGTGGCCTGGGTTCCCCAACGGCCGCATCTCTTTCACGGCACCGTGGGCGACAACATCCGCCTGGGGCGTCGGGACGCCACCGCCGCCGAGGTGGCCCGGGCCGCCGCCCTGGCCCGTTGCGAAGAGTTCATCGCCCGTCTCCCCCAAGGGGTGGATACGGTCATCGGCGAACAGGGGGCAGGGCTGTCCGGCGGCCAGGCGCGGCGCATCGCCCTGGCGCGGGTGTTCCTCAAGGACGCGCCCCTGATCGTCACCGATGAACCGACCGCCGGGCTGGACGCCCATTCGGAGGCACTGGTCCGCGAGGCGCTCAAGGAACTGGCCCGGGGCCGGACCGTGCTCGCCATCGCCCATCGCCTGGCTGCCCTGGAGGATGCCGACCGGATCGTGGTCATGAACCGGGGGAGGATTGTGGAACAGGGGAGCCGTGACGATCTGAGCCGGGCCGGCGGGCTGTTCGCCCGCATGACCGCCGCGGGGGAGGAAGCATGA
- the cydC gene encoding thiol reductant ABC exporter subunit CydC translates to MRDLLRLLKLAWPYRAWLLAALGLSLATLLANVGLLALSGWFIAAMALAGIGGIPINYHYPAAGIRALAILRTLGRYAERVVGHQASLRLLAGLRVWIYRRMEPLAPARLEGYASGDLLSRIRADIDSLDTFYLRLLAPVLTALGGCLALVLFLWWFSGAVALATAGLLALSGVFLPLAVYLAGRTPGARATRTASELRTAVVDGLRGMEELLACGGAERQKERVEELNRRLLADQARLAGLAGISAGGVGLCSGLALWLALVISIPLVRAGALSGPQMVMLALFCQAAFEAVLPLPPAFRLLGQTLAAARRIFTLADGTPAVREPREPAPLPATAHISLRGVGFCYDDGAAALAGIDLDLAPGRKVALVGASGAGKSTLLALLLRFREYDSGSITLAGREIREYGGEDVRRLMAVAGQQPFLFNATLRENLLIARPGAGEDMLVAAARMAGIHDEIATFAEGYDTPAGEGGVKLSGGQVRRLAIARAILKDSPILLLDEPTEGVDASAARSLLERLFRYAERRALLVITHSRIGLEAMDEVLLLDEGRIVERGSHTELLARSRRYRDMWEMDGGMA, encoded by the coding sequence ATGAGGGACCTCCTGCGCCTCTTGAAACTGGCGTGGCCCTATCGCGCCTGGCTCCTGGCCGCCCTTGGGCTTTCGCTGGCGACGCTTTTGGCCAACGTGGGGCTTTTGGCCCTCTCGGGGTGGTTCATCGCCGCCATGGCCCTGGCCGGGATCGGCGGCATCCCCATCAACTACCACTATCCCGCGGCCGGCATCCGCGCCCTGGCCATACTGCGCACCCTGGGGCGCTACGCCGAGCGGGTGGTGGGGCACCAGGCCTCCCTGCGGCTTTTGGCGGGGCTCAGGGTCTGGATCTACCGGCGCATGGAGCCGCTGGCCCCGGCCCGGCTGGAGGGGTACGCCAGCGGCGACCTCCTGAGCCGCATCCGGGCCGACATCGACAGCCTGGACACCTTTTACCTGCGGCTTTTGGCGCCGGTGCTGACCGCCCTGGGCGGCTGCCTGGCGTTGGTCCTGTTCCTGTGGTGGTTCAGCGGCGCCGTGGCCCTGGCGACCGCGGGGCTCTTGGCGCTGTCCGGCGTGTTCCTTCCCCTGGCGGTCTACCTTGCGGGCCGCACGCCGGGGGCACGGGCGACCCGGACGGCGTCCGAGCTGCGCACCGCCGTGGTGGACGGCCTGCGGGGGATGGAGGAACTTCTGGCCTGCGGTGGGGCAGAACGGCAAAAGGAGCGGGTGGAGGAACTGAACCGGCGTCTGCTGGCCGATCAGGCCCGTCTGGCCGGGCTGGCGGGTATCTCCGCCGGCGGGGTGGGGCTCTGCTCCGGCCTGGCCCTCTGGCTGGCGCTGGTGATTTCCATCCCCCTGGTGCGCGCCGGGGCTTTGAGCGGGCCGCAGATGGTCATGCTGGCACTCTTCTGTCAGGCCGCTTTCGAGGCGGTCCTGCCGTTGCCCCCCGCGTTCCGGCTCCTGGGGCAGACCCTGGCGGCGGCACGGCGCATCTTCACCCTGGCGGACGGGACCCCGGCGGTCAGGGAACCCCGCGAACCGGCACCGCTGCCTGCGACGGCCCATATCAGCCTGCGGGGGGTGGGGTTCTGCTACGACGACGGGGCCGCGGCCCTGGCGGGGATCGATCTTGACCTGGCGCCGGGCCGCAAGGTGGCCCTGGTGGGGGCCAGCGGTGCCGGCAAGAGCACCCTGCTGGCCCTGCTGCTCCGTTTCCGGGAGTACGACAGCGGCTCCATAACCCTGGCCGGGCGTGAGATCAGGGAGTATGGCGGCGAGGATGTACGGCGGCTTATGGCGGTGGCCGGCCAGCAACCGTTTTTGTTCAACGCGACCCTGCGGGAAAACCTGTTGATCGCCCGACCCGGGGCCGGGGAGGACATGCTGGTCGCGGCGGCCCGTATGGCAGGGATTCACGACGAGATCGCCACCTTTGCAGAGGGATACGACACGCCGGCCGGCGAGGGAGGGGTAAAACTCTCCGGCGGCCAGGTGCGCCGCCTGGCCATTGCCCGGGCCATCCTCAAGGATAGCCCGATCTTGCTCCTGGACGAACCGACGGAAGGGGTCGATGCCTCGGCGGCCCGTTCGCTGCTGGAGCGGCTGTTCCGTTATGCCGAGCGGCGGGCGCTCCTGGTGATCACCCACAGCCGGATCGGGCTGGAGGCCATGGACGAGGTGCTGCTCTTGGACGAAGGGCGCATCGTCGAGCGGGGCAGCCATACCGAACTACTGGCGCGCAGCCGGCGTTACCGTGACATGTGGGAAATGGACGGCGGCATGGCGTAA